From a region of the Etheostoma cragini isolate CJK2018 chromosome 20, CSU_Ecrag_1.0, whole genome shotgun sequence genome:
- the commd8 gene encoding COMM domain-containing protein 8 produces MMVVAVNRLPVTDCLTLCHRVVDGLCGREPPRRGDYSATWSLEEWLQLLDSLTALFRLAVGSNSSDEEVLAGLAGVGSSHAEAVLRVLRARREEIRNALLDRTTSISSAALQDFDWQLKLALSSDKISSLHTPLLSLSLDVRENRALRSVTMEMNREELNTLISSLEAANKVMLQLK; encoded by the exons ATGATGGTGGTTGCAGTGAACAGGCTGCCTGTCACAGACTGTCTAACA CTTTGCCACAGGGTGGTCGATGGACTGTGTGGGCGGGAGCCTCCTCGCAGGGGGGACTACAGCGCCACCTGGAGCCTGGAGGAGTGGCTGCAGCTGCTCGACTCCCTGACAGCCCTCTTCCGCCTGGCGGTGGGGAGCAACAGCTCCGATGAAGAG GTGCTGGCGGGGCTGGCGGGTGTGGGCAGCAGCCATGCTGAGGCGGTGCTGAGGGTGCTGAGAGCCAGACGGGAGGAGATCCGCAACGCTCTGCTGGACAGAACCACCTCCAtctcctctgctgctctgcagGACTTTGACTGGCAACTGAAG TTAGCTCTGTCCAGCGATAAGATCTCGTCTCTCCACACTCCTCTGCTCAGTCTCAGTCTGGATGTGAGGGAGAACAGAGCCCTCCGGTCCGTCACCATGGAGATGAACAGAGAGGAGCTAAACACACTCATTAGTTCACTAGAGGCTGCTAataag gtGATGCTGCAGTTGAAATGA